The following are encoded together in the Diachasmimorpha longicaudata isolate KC_UGA_2023 chromosome 3, iyDiaLong2, whole genome shotgun sequence genome:
- the LOC135160820 gene encoding coronin-7-like, whose amino-acid sequence MKKLPRPSAVTIHPSTSKSRESIPRTSILPSRKASRSHKVSYAVTKAYLQTGDPDEASRLAEVEQGLFLDGDINVVSQIEGTQEILCLSYTETFDYLGVGLADGTVRLINTQTGEFDRTLRDDEMIQNPGATTALKHRPVQGALPMTQTLTATYVTGCVKCWHYPTARCLYTIRENRQTLGLAYHPTLPKFVTVGDDTKLCVYDEETKTLERILQASTALEIMSGHRSRVFAACFNPRSPHELISGGWDDTIQFWDIREPHSSRFISGVHICGDSIDISQDGKEILTCAWSKTDAIQLWDYRTGKLIATLEPDPWESLLYAGKYIGSSFIVCGGCNSNLFRIIDLNSKTTLSVVKKLPGGVYGIDIGPSSAKSQKRSLKYPSLPRIAFCSGKSVLEVEANS is encoded by the exons ATGAAGAAATTACCAAGGCCATCCGCTGTGACAATACACCCAAGCACATCCAAGAGTAGAGAGTCCATCCCTCGAACCTCAATATTACCCTCGAGGAAAGCCTCGCGGTCCCATAAAGTTAGTTATGCTGTGACAAAAGCATATTTGCAGACTGGAGATCCTGATGAGGCAAGCAGACTTGCTGAGGTGGAGCAGGGGTTGTTCCTGGACGGAGATATCAACGTCGTCAGTCAGAT CGAAGGGACTCAGGAAATCTTGTGTCTGTCGTACACGGAGACGTTTGACTACTTGGGGGTGGGTCTCGCCGATGGAACCGTCAGATTAATTAATACACAAACTGGAGAATTCGACAGGACATTGAGGGATGATGAAATGATACAGAATCCGGGGGCAACTACTGCCCTTAAACATCGACCCGTTCAGGGTGCCCTTCCGATGACTCAGACCCTAACAGCAactt ATGTCACTGGATGTGTGAAATGTTGGCACTACCCCACGGCCCGTTGTCTCTACACAATTCGTGAAAATAGACAAACCCTAGGTCTCGCTTATCACCCGACACTTCCGAAGTTTGTGACGGTCGGTGATGATACGAAGTTGTGTGTTTATGACGAGGAAACGAAAACACTCGAGCGAATATTGCAAGCCAG CACTGCCCTAGAAATCATGAGCGGTCACAGATCCCGAGTGTTCGCCGCTTGCTTCAATCCTAGATCTCCTCATGAACTCATCAGTGGAGGATGGGACGATACAATACAATTTTGGGATATTCGGGAGCCTCATTCTTCTAGATTTATCAGTGGCGTTCATATTTGTGGCGATAGTATTGATATCAGTCAAGATGGGAAAGAG ATTCTCACGTGCGCATGGTCGAAAACAGATGCAATCCAACTGTGGGATTACAGAACAGGAAAACTTATAGCCACATTGGAACCGGATCCCTGGGAGTCCCTTCTCTACGCTGGCAAATATATCGGTAGTTCGTTCATTGTTTGCGGTGGTTGCAACAGTAATTTATTCAGAATCATCGACCTAAACTCTAAGACC ACACTCTCTGTGGTGAAAAAGCTACCTGGAGGGGTGTATGGGATCGACATAGGCCCTTCTAGCGCCAAATCGCAGAAGAGAAGCCTCAAATATCCTTCCCTACCACGAATCGCTTTTTGTTCTGGTAAAAGCGTACTTGAAGTCGAAGCAAATAGTTAG